Proteins encoded together in one Triticum dicoccoides isolate Atlit2015 ecotype Zavitan chromosome 7B, WEW_v2.0, whole genome shotgun sequence window:
- the LOC119339887 gene encoding fasciclin-like arabinogalactan protein 7, producing MKLRAAILPVFMLAIAVLSSPALAQKTKSPPAPPAAVLPPSPAPAPAPRHVDLADLLSVAGPFHTFLDYLQKTNVLETFQSKANDTKEGITMFVPKDSAFAALRTTTFANLTSDQLKSLMLYHALPKYYSLAEFNKLSSLNPVATFAGSQYTLNLTDNMGSIRIKSMWSNPKISSSVYSTRPVAVYEVDKVLLPMQIFKSDPPLAPAPAPAPADAKTSDDAPSPASGKSASAKAKAGSKSASHRAGVGVASYLAVAVSGGVMMLL from the coding sequence ATGAAGCTCAGAGCAGCCATTTTGCCCGTGTTCATGCTCGCCATTGCTGTGCTCTCCTCCCCGGCATTGGCGCAGAAGACGAAGAGCCCCCCTGCTCCGCCGGCGGCCGTCCTCCCGCCGTCcccagcgccggcgccggcgccgcgccACGTGGACCTCGCGGACCTCCTGAGCGTGGCCGGCCCGTTCCACACCTTCCTGGACTACCTCCAGAAGACCAACGTCCTGGAGACGTTCCAGAGCAAGGCGAACGACACCAAGGAGGGGATCACCATGTTCGTGCCCAAGGACTCGGCGTTCGCGGCGCTGAGGACAACGACGTTCGCCAACCTCACCAGCGACCAGCTCAAGTCGCTGATGCTGTACCACGCGCTGCCCAAGTACTACTCGCTGGCGGAGTTCAACAAGCTGAGCAGCCTCAACCCGGTGGCCACCTTCGCGGGGTCGCAGTACACGCTCAACCTCACCGACAACATGGGCAGCATCCGGATCAAGTCCATGTGGTCCAACCCCAAGATCAGCAGCAGCGTCTACTCCACCCGTCCGGTCGCCGTCTACGAGGTCGACAAGGTGCTGCTGCCGATGCAGATCTTCAAGAGCGACCCGCCGCTGGCCcctgcccccgcccccgcccccgccgacgCCAAGACCTCTGATGACGCGCCTAGCCCGGCGTCGGGGAAGTCAGCGAGCGCGAAGGCCAAGGCGGGGTCCAAGAGCGCGTCGCACCGCGCTGGCGTCGGTGTGGCCAGTTACCTGGCGGTGGCTGTCTCCGGTGGCGTGATGATGCTTTTGTGA